The region GCCGGTTCCTGCTCCTCTTCGCCGTCGCGGCCGCCGCCGTCGCGTCCGACCTGCATCTGCATGACCGCCGTTTCGTGACCGAGCGCCAGCGGAAGCTCAAGGACGATGTCCATGGGGCGGGATGCGGCCCGCGGCCCCTCGTCGCTCAAAAGGCCGGAATTGACGAACTGGGTCAGGCGCATTCTGGCAAGGGCGGAATCGGTTTCCTGCAGCAGCGACTGCAGGTTCTGCGGCGTGCTGCCGGCCACATGTCCGCTTCCGCCCTGCTGCGCCTGCCCTTGCGGGGCGCCGTGCCTGGAGGGAACCGGCGGCTGGCCCGCCGGACGGGAGACCTGCGCTTCGGCGCCGAGCTGCTGCAACAGCGCCTTCAGCGACAGCAATGCGGACTTGAGGTCCGGAAGCGGCTGTAGCCCGCTTCCAGGCCGCATGGCCTGTGCTTCCCGGAACTGCCCGGAGAGGCGCACGGCCTGCTGCAGATCCTTGCCGGTGAGGCTTTGTGCCGAATTCAGCCGCAGCCCCAGGATCTGCTGCATCGCCTTGACCACCGGGTCCGGCAGCGATGCCTTTCCGGCCGCCTGGGTCGTCATCAGGGAACTGACTTGCGCGAACAGCGCGCCGAACCCGGCCTGTTGTTCGGCCAGTGGCTGCCTCAAGAGGGCCGCGACCTGCTGCGCCGGATTTTGCAGGCCCGAAACAGCTTCCCCGCCCGCGGACACAGGCGGGCCGGCAGGTGCCGGATAAGGCTGCGCGGGAATGGCGCGGGAAAATGACAGTTCCAGCCGAGCCGTTCCTCCTGGTGCGTACCCGGACGGCGTCCCGGCAGTGCCCGCGGCTTGCAGCGCAGTGTTTTGAACGGGTGCAGCTCCGGCAGGGGGCGCCTGCTGCCCGGGCATTCGCGCTGCACCGGGCACACTTGCCGGAGTGCCCTGTCCGCCCTGGGCGGGCGTATTCGCCAATGCTTGAACCGCCGGGCCGGAGGGTCCTGGCGACGGCGGCGGTCTCCTGCCGACCGACCCTTCCGCCAGCCCTGCCGCTGCCGGTGAGGCCTGGCCAGGGGAAGCGGATGTCGGAACGCCTTGCGGTCCGGCACCGGAAACCGGCTGCCCCGGAAGACTGACGTTACCGCCGGTAACTTGAACCGGGCCGGTGTGGATCTGGGACGGGGTGACCGGTTGCGAGGCTGGTGCCGGGGTTTGCAGGTTGGGCGCTCCGGGCAGCGGTGCGGTTGCCGGTCCAAAAGTCGCCTGGCCGCCGCCTGCGGAAAGCGATGTGGGCGCGCCGGAGACTGCCGGCAGCGGCGCTGCTGCAGGCTGTGCCGGGGGCTGTGGCGCCGTGGATGGTGAGGCAGCGCCGGGCGGAACCGATGCACCGGGCCGGCCCGCCGCCGGAACAAGTCCGCCCGCTGGAAGCACGTTGCCCGGGGTCGCCGCCGGCGCATTGCCGGCCGGAGTGGCGGCCTGGGGCGCAACGCCTGGTGTTGTCGAGACTGTCGGGGCCCCAGCGGCAGGGACCGGTTGAGATGAAGCTCCCGGCACGGGCACAGTCGGCGACATATTGGTGCCAGAGGCAGGAACGGTCGGCCCCTGGCCCGGCGTGGGCGCTGCCGCTGGCTGTCCGGCCGCCGTGGAAGTTCCCTGCGGCACGCCCGCGGCCTGCTGTGCTGGCGGAGCAGCCGGCACTGGTGCCGGTGATGGCGCACCGCTGGAAGCGGCCGTTCCCGCAGCTGCTTGCGGCGAACCGCCGAGTGTCTGCACCAGATGCACCAGTGCAGGATCGGACCGAGGAATTGGACTACTGACGGCAGTCGCAGGCTGCCCGGATGCGCCACCCGGCAGATTGCCGGGTTGGGATTGGAGAAGTTGCCCGGACGGCCGGGCGGGTTCGGCGGCACCCGATGTGGTGATCTGGATGGCCGGCTGCTGCTTGCTGCCGGATACGGTGATGGTGACTTCGGCGCCGACGGGAAGCGGCGCCGGAACGCGCAAGTCGATCCGAGCGTCCGCGGCTGCCAGACGAATCACGCCACCGGGCAGATTGGCCTCCACTCGCGCCTTGAGCTCCGTTCCCGGCTCCAGTCCCTGGACGGCCGCATTGCTGCTCGTCCCCTGGGCAAGGGGCAGCGCAGTCACCGTTTTGACCATCACATCATCTCCGTGTGGTCAGAGAATCATAAGGGCCAAGTATGGCCGGTTTCTTAAGCATTGCCCAGACTTGACCCTGATCAAGGCTCCGACAGCACGGATAGGTCAAACATATGTCCATCAGCCGTCAGGTCGCTGTGTGCATCTTGCGCTAAGACCAACGCAGGCAAGATGTCCAGCACTCCAGGGACGGTCGGTTCGCGGACGGACAATCGGCTCCGATCAACCGGCTGCTGACCGGAAACCGGATGCGGACTGAACGGTTACGCCGACAGGCAGAGGGAGAGACAGCGTGAACTGGATGAACCGCCTTAATGAACGCGCTGAATTGATGGGAAGAATGCTCGAGACCATGGGGGCCATGAAGCATGTGCCCTCAGGGGTGCAAGCCGACATGGCCATGCGCTCCGCGGCCTTCCGCTGCATATCGTGCACGCAAACGGAAGCCTGCCGCAAGTGGCTGGACAGCCATCCGGAAGGAGCCCGCAAGGCCTTGCCGCAATGTCCGAACGCGCCTCTGTTCAACAGTTGGACCGACAGTTCCACTGAGTGAACACCGGCCTTCCCGAAACCGCGGAGAGGCGTTCGGACGCCGGATCAGTTGCTTTTGCGTTTGGGGTTGAGCCAATAGGTCAGACTGCCCGCCAGTGCGCCTCCGACGAAGCGGAACGGAAACATGGCCAGGGCGCCGGCATCCTGTGAAATTGGCTGCGGCAGTTGAAGCATGCCCACGGCGGCTTCCAGAATGAGCGACAGCGCCGCTGCGGCAAATCCGGCAATCCAAAGCTTGCTGGCACTGTCGGCTCGCCATCCCAGATACCCTCCGATCAGAAGAGCGAACGGATTGAGGAGGCCGGAAAGGCCGACAAGATCGAGCCAGGTGTCTGAAAGCATGGTCATGAGCCTCTCTTACAGTTGACCACCGCAAAAATCGAGATACTTTCGCGAAGCTCATCGTCCGGCGGGAAAGCCGTAACCACCTCACCCGCACTGGTTGCATTCGGAGCGATCGCTCCTCGCTACTTGCACGACTAAGCCCGTTAAAACAGGCATTTAGCGAGATCAACTTGAACGGCAACACACGTAAGTACATTTCGTTTCTGATTTGCGTGTCGTTGTGATAAATTAAATAAATAAAGCAAGATACTACACTCGTCTCCCGACTTGTCATTTCCATTAGATAAGATTTAAAGATCATGTCGTTACAAAGTTCTTTGGCAACCGACGACCCTACCGTTGAAGCGCTGTGTAAGACAGATCGCAGACTGGGTATTTTGTGCAGCAGTTGCGGACGGTTCCGCTACATGAATTCCGCCCGGTTTTCCGGGGAGGAGAAAGTCTCGGCACTGAGTGCAAAGCTCACCTGCGGCACATGCGGCTCCCACAATGTCAGGGCCGTCGCGGTCTCCCGCAATCCCGAAAACGGATATTGGCCTGCCGAGCGCAGCTGACACCCGTCCGCCGAAGACAAGTCCACCAGCCTCATCGGCTCTCCGCAGCCCGGCGCCCTGCCTGCGCACAAATGCAACACTTTACGTGGAAACCGATTGCAGGCGCGCAAACCCTCCTCGCCATAATTGTCAAGCGCTGCGCGCATATGCTAATGGCAGCTCATTCGATTGTGAGGCTTTATGCGCGGAAGACGCGAGACCCGATAGTCCCTGGCCACCAAGGCCGGGGTAATGCACACCAGCACTGCATGCGACCGGCTGCAGTGGCTGCCCGTTTGCATTTGTAGAGCTTCTCAAGAAATCAATGGACATTTCCAAGGCCGAGCAGCGGGTATTGCACCTGCTGGCTCAAGGCGGCTGCATTCTCGTGGAAAAAGACGAGGACGGCCGCATCGTCAACTATGAAACAGTGACCCGGGAAGGCTGGTTCTGGGGCGGCTGCTCGCCTCACCTGTTCCGGAAACTCAAGTACAAGAGGCTGATCGCGTCGCGCAACAGCGGCCCCTACAAGATCACCCGGCTTGGCTTGAAGCGGGTCCGGGCCCAGTTGAACAACCGGTGAAACGACCGGTTCCACGGACAGGCCTCCAGGCCATCATCCCGGCCACGCTTAGCGGGCCGGGATGATCGGATTGATAAGCGCGCCGGAGTTCCGGCGCGCTTATCATTTGCAGGTTGGTCGCGGCCCTAGCCAATTCTGGCGTTGTCCGCGCGCTTGACGGCAACGACGGCCGAGCGGGCCAGCATGCCTTCGCCATCCGGGAACGGTGCTTTCGGGTGCTGGACGCCGACGAACAGGGTGCGCTTGTCGGCGGACCAGGCAATACCGGTCACCTCCGCGCCATAGGGCACGGTCATGAAGCGCTCGATCCGGCCCGTCGCCGGGTCACCGACCAGCATCTGGTTGTTGCCCATGCCGGCAAAGTCGCCCTCGTTGTCGTCATCACCGTCCGTCTGGATCCAAAGCAGGCCCGTGGTGTCGAACATCATGCCGTCCGGCGAATTGAACATGTTGCCGGAATTGATGTTTTGCGAACCGGCATAGGCATCCTCATGAACGTCCGGATTGCCGGCCATCACGAACAGGTCCCATTTGAATTTCGGATCGACGTGATCGTCGTTCTCAGGATACCAGCGGACAATCTGGCCGTAGTGGTTCTGCGCGCGCGGGTTCGGTCCGTTGACGGGCGTCTCGTCACCGCCGGCATTCGGCTTGACCGCGCGGTTCTTGTTGTTGGTCAGGGCGCAATAGGCTTCGACCGCGACCGGGTTGACCGCCACCCATTCCGGACGGTCCATGGTCGTCGCGCCGACCTTGGATGCCGCCATGCGGGTGAACATGCAGACTTCCGCCAGGCTCATGCCGGTGGTCTCCGCAGTCAGGGCAAGCCATTCGCCGCTGCCGTCCTCGTTGAACTTCGCGACGAACAGCGTGCCGTCATCGAGCAGGCCATCCGTGGATGCACCCGGCGTATAGGCGCCGTTGGAAACGTATTTGTAGAGAAACTCGCCGCGCTCGTCATCGCCCATATAGACGACGACACGGCCGTCACGCGCCAGCGTGCAGGCAGCGTTCTCGTGCTTGAAACGGCCGAGAGCGGTGCGCTTGACCGGCGTGGAACTCGGGTCGCTCGGATCGATCTCGACAATATAGCCGCAGCGGCGCGGTTCGTTGACATTCCTGGAGATGTCGAAGCGCTCGTCGAATTTCTCGTAGTCGTAACGGCTTTCCAGGGAGATGCCGTATCGCTTGAAGTCCTCCGGACGCTCGAAGTTCGCATCCGTGGAACCGAAATAGCCGTTGAAGTTTTCTTCGCAGGTCAGGTACGTGCCCCAGGGCGTCCTGCCGGCGCCGCAGTTGTTGAACGTGCCGAGCGATGTGGTTCCGCTCGGGTCCGCGTCGGTCTTCAGAAGGTCGTGACCTGCTGCCGGACCGGCGAGCCGCATTGCGGTGTTGTGGGTGATACGGCGGTTGAGCGGGCTGTCCACGACCACGTTCCAGCCGCCATCGCCTTCTTCCACTTCCATGACTGTGACGCCCTGCAGGTTCTGCATCTTGCGGACGTCTTCAGCCGATTGAGGCTTGCCGTCCTCGGTGTGCGGCAGGTTGATCTTCGGATTGGCGTATTCATGGTTGACCGCGATCACCTGCCTGTCACCAACCGCGAAGAGTTCCATACCGTCGGTGTTCTCGCCGAATACCCGGTCCGAAGTCCTGGCATCACCGCCTGTCTCATGGTCGAAGTCGAGGGCGTCCGAGAACAGCCTGTCGCCCCATTTCACGAGGATGTCCCAGGTGTAGCCTTCGGGCACGTGGACGGTGGCATCGGTTGCAATCGGGATAGGGTTGAACGCGAACCGGCCGGCTTCCTGCGCCCGGGCCGAGGTGGAATTCATCAGGCTCACGCCGCTTCCCAGCCCCATTGCAGCCGCGCCGGAGCCGAAGGCCACGAGGCCGCCCAGGAAACCGCGGCGGGAAAGGCCTGCTTCCACGACACGGTCGAAATCGGTGGTTTCAGGGGTCGGGCGAACGAGTTCGTCCCATTCGTCCCAGGACAGGTCATCGTGGCTGATACGGGTCATGTTTGCTCTCCAAAGGATGGCTAAAGGAAACTACACCCGGACTGCGTTAGACAAGCATCATGACAACTGCGCAACAGTTCGGCGACAAGTACGCAAATCCTGATGTCACATGACCGTTTCACCATCGGCGGGCTTCCGGCGCATTCGCCTGAGCCCCGGGCGCCCGTCCTTGTGTCACGGCGGAAATCCGCCCTTCAGGCGGCTTTCAGTCACGGATTTAGTTGCGTCCCGGCGTGAGCGTCGGCCGGGACTGAAGGGTCAGGTTTTCCACGTCTTTTGAGGTCATGCGTCTTCATCCTGCAGCTCCCGCTCAGGCAGGTCGGGCCGGTCGCCATAAAGATACCGCGGCCCGCGCCCGAGACGCGAGGCCGCATCGCCCGCGTTATAGAGACGGCAGCTTTTCATCGACAGGCACCCGCAGCCGATGCAACTGTCCAGCTTGTCCCTCAATGCGGTCATTCGCTGGATTCTCTCATCCAGATGCCTGCGGAAGTCCTTGCTGATCCTCGTCCAGTCCGCCTTGGTCGGCGCCCTGCCCTCCGGCAGGCTTTTCAGCCGGTCGGCGATTTCGGCAATCGAAAAGCCGAACTCCTGGGCCACGAGGACAAAGGACAGCCGGCGGATATCGGCGCGCATGAACCTGCGCTGGCCGCCCCGATTGCGGGCCGGATGAACGAGCCCCCGTTCTTCGTAAAACCGGATCGCCGACACGGAAAGACCGGTGCGGTCAGCCAGTTCGCCGATGGTGAGCAGATCGGTCGTCTTCATAACCTTTTTCAAAATTTCACCTTTCGCCTCTTGACCTAAACTTAACTTGAGGAATTATCTCTGTGTCTGCTTCGAGTCAAATCTTGAAAGGAGACGTTATGAGCACCGCATTCCTGGAACATGTGAACGTGACAGTCAGCGATCCCGAGGCCACGGCGAAACGGCTGCACGACTGGTTCGGCTGGAAAGTCCGCTGGAAAGGTGACAGTCTTGGCGGCGGCACCACGTATCACATCGGCAACGAGACGAGCTACATCGCCGCCTACACCCCGCCCAAGGCCACCACACCCCTAAGTGGCGACAGCTACAGCCATCGCGGCGGGCTGAACCACGTGGCCGTTGTCGTCGATGACCTGGATGCGGCAGAGGCGCGGATCAGGGCCGGCGGATACGTCCCCCACAATCACGCCGCCTATGAGCCGGGCCGCCGGTTCTATTTCGAGGACGATGACGGCATCGAGTTTGAAGTCGTCAGCTATGCCTGATCGGCTGACGGGCGGCTTCGGCCGCCCGCTCCGCTAAAACTCAATGCCCGCTCAGGACCAGCGTCTGGACAGGGTATAGCAGGGCCTGGACACGAAGCAGCATGGCGTGAACGAGCCCGACCGCATCGATCGCATGCAGGTAGATGAACTCCCCTGTTCCAAGCGGCTCGCCTGAACTCAGCCGGTCATGATTGCTGGTATAGGCATTCACGCTGCAAACCGCGCCGGGCGGCAGTCGTTTCAGACCGTCCTTGTAGATCGGCTCCAGAACGGCAGTGATCGACGCCGGCCTTACGGTCTGGCTGGTGTCGACAAGCTGACCGCCCGCAGCCACCTGTCCGGAGGCAATCTGGGTCTGCACCTCTGTGATCACCAGCGGTATGATCGTGAAAGGCTGGGCGCCGCAAAACGCCTCGGCCACCATGCCGACTTTCAAGACCTGCGCTTCGATCTGGCCAAAGCCCGCGATCAACCGTTCGTTTTGAGCGTCCTTGGGGATCAAGATCCCCGCCGGGCGCATGATCGGATTCACGATGTCGCCAGGCCGCAGCACAAACTGACTGACCGTCCCGTCAACACCGGCATAGACAGTCGTTTTCGCCAGTTCCACTTCCGCCTCGGCCAGCCGCGCTTGCGCGCTTTTCAGCTTCTCTGGCAAGAACACATTGATCTTGGTTTCGGCCAGGTCCCTGTTCGCCTCCGTTGCTTTCATGGCACCCGTCATGGCTTCCACGGTGGTCTGCAGTTTTTCGACATCCCGCACGCTGACCGCGCTGGCGTTGCGGGTAAACAACTCCTGTCTCGTGTCGAACTCATCCTGGGCCTGCTTCAAGGCTGCCTGTGCCTGCTCGACCTGCGCGGTGGCAACGGCAAGTTCGCCCGTTGCCAGCGCAATCTCTCCCTGGAGTTCGGCAACCTGCTGCCGCGCCGTGCCGACGGCAGCCTGCTGGC is a window of Roseibium salinum DNA encoding:
- a CDS encoding phosphatidylglycerophosphatase, which produces MTMLSDTWLDLVGLSGLLNPFALLIGGYLGWRADSASKLWIAGFAAAALSLILEAAVGMLQLPQPISQDAGALAMFPFRFVGGALAGSLTYWLNPKRKSN
- a CDS encoding YjhX family toxin, encoding MDISKAEQRVLHLLAQGGCILVEKDEDGRIVNYETVTREGWFWGGCSPHLFRKLKYKRLIASRNSGPYKITRLGLKRVRAQLNNR
- a CDS encoding HlyD family secretion protein gives rise to the protein MFELLFCSVLTILPDFLYRRYGQGKRIGHEITLYSVWYELRYGIVTCLMLTVALITLVFYFHPTATSAVSAFRTIAILPEGSGRVAETYVPVGLEYDVKAGDPIFKLDSSRQQAAVGTARQQVAELQGEIALATGELAVATAQVEQAQAALKQAQDEFDTRQELFTRNASAVSVRDVEKLQTTVEAMTGAMKATEANRDLAETKINVFLPEKLKSAQARLAEAEVELAKTTVYAGVDGTVSQFVLRPGDIVNPIMRPAGILIPKDAQNERLIAGFGQIEAQVLKVGMVAEAFCGAQPFTIIPLVITEVQTQIASGQVAAGGQLVDTSQTVRPASITAVLEPIYKDGLKRLPPGAVCSVNAYTSNHDRLSSGEPLGTGEFIYLHAIDAVGLVHAMLLRVQALLYPVQTLVLSGH
- a CDS encoding DUF6455 family protein, whose amino-acid sequence is MNRLNERAELMGRMLETMGAMKHVPSGVQADMAMRSAAFRCISCTQTEACRKWLDSHPEGARKALPQCPNAPLFNSWTDSSTE
- a CDS encoding flagellar hook-length control protein FliK, with the protein product MVKTVTALPLAQGTSSNAAVQGLEPGTELKARVEANLPGGVIRLAAADARIDLRVPAPLPVGAEVTITVSGSKQQPAIQITTSGAAEPARPSGQLLQSQPGNLPGGASGQPATAVSSPIPRSDPALVHLVQTLGGSPQAAAGTAASSGAPSPAPVPAAPPAQQAAGVPQGTSTAAGQPAAAPTPGQGPTVPASGTNMSPTVPVPGASSQPVPAAGAPTVSTTPGVAPQAATPAGNAPAATPGNVLPAGGLVPAAGRPGASVPPGAASPSTAPQPPAQPAAAPLPAVSGAPTSLSAGGGQATFGPATAPLPGAPNLQTPAPASQPVTPSQIHTGPVQVTGGNVSLPGQPVSGAGPQGVPTSASPGQASPAAAGLAEGSVGRRPPPSPGPSGPAVQALANTPAQGGQGTPASVPGAARMPGQQAPPAGAAPVQNTALQAAGTAGTPSGYAPGGTARLELSFSRAIPAQPYPAPAGPPVSAGGEAVSGLQNPAQQVAALLRQPLAEQQAGFGALFAQVSSLMTTQAAGKASLPDPVVKAMQQILGLRLNSAQSLTGKDLQQAVRLSGQFREAQAMRPGSGLQPLPDLKSALLSLKALLQQLGAEAQVSRPAGQPPVPSRHGAPQGQAQQGGSGHVAGSTPQNLQSLLQETDSALARMRLTQFVNSGLLSDEGPRAASRPMDIVLELPLALGHETAVMQMQVGRDGGGRDGEEEQEPAWRLRFALDLTATGPLEAAISLRGGGTYASLWIDRKETYDSLNAVRASLEASFADAGLDLQELRLIRGLPPKTAARFGALVDRQS
- a CDS encoding VOC family protein, which gives rise to MSTAFLEHVNVTVSDPEATAKRLHDWFGWKVRWKGDSLGGGTTYHIGNETSYIAAYTPPKATTPLSGDSYSHRGGLNHVAVVVDDLDAAEARIRAGGYVPHNHAAYEPGRRFYFEDDDGIEFEVVSYA
- a CDS encoding PhoX family protein; translation: MTRISHDDLSWDEWDELVRPTPETTDFDRVVEAGLSRRGFLGGLVAFGSGAAAMGLGSGVSLMNSTSARAQEAGRFAFNPIPIATDATVHVPEGYTWDILVKWGDRLFSDALDFDHETGGDARTSDRVFGENTDGMELFAVGDRQVIAVNHEYANPKINLPHTEDGKPQSAEDVRKMQNLQGVTVMEVEEGDGGWNVVVDSPLNRRITHNTAMRLAGPAAGHDLLKTDADPSGTTSLGTFNNCGAGRTPWGTYLTCEENFNGYFGSTDANFERPEDFKRYGISLESRYDYEKFDERFDISRNVNEPRRCGYIVEIDPSDPSSTPVKRTALGRFKHENAACTLARDGRVVVYMGDDERGEFLYKYVSNGAYTPGASTDGLLDDGTLFVAKFNEDGSGEWLALTAETTGMSLAEVCMFTRMAASKVGATTMDRPEWVAVNPVAVEAYCALTNNKNRAVKPNAGGDETPVNGPNPRAQNHYGQIVRWYPENDDHVDPKFKWDLFVMAGNPDVHEDAYAGSQNINSGNMFNSPDGMMFDTTGLLWIQTDGDDDNEGDFAGMGNNQMLVGDPATGRIERFMTVPYGAEVTGIAWSADKRTLFVGVQHPKAPFPDGEGMLARSAVVAVKRADNARIG
- the soxR gene encoding redox-sensitive transcriptional activator SoxR — protein: MKTTDLLTIGELADRTGLSVSAIRFYEERGLVHPARNRGGQRRFMRADIRRLSFVLVAQEFGFSIAEIADRLKSLPEGRAPTKADWTRISKDFRRHLDERIQRMTALRDKLDSCIGCGCLSMKSCRLYNAGDAASRLGRGPRYLYGDRPDLPERELQDEDA